One window of Desulfarculus baarsii DSM 2075 genomic DNA carries:
- the hemC gene encoding hydroxymethylbilane synthase translates to MPKLIIATRGSELALAQARWAARQLSALSPGLEVELQLFKTKGDKILDAPLAKVGGKGLFVKEIEDALLDGRARVAVHSMKDMPAELPPGLCIAAVSRREDPRDVLISRDGLGLDELPATPRLGTSSLRRQAQLLARRPDAMVVSVRGNVQTRLRKLEELGLDAIVLAAAGLDRLGLSDPRRVDLAPELMLPAVGQGALAIEARADDAFCLELCARLAHQPTAVAVEAERAFLGRLEGGCQVPIAGHAVVDGDEIVFEGLVASLDGKRLIRRRAVGRADEAGPLGLAVAEEILADGGRQILAEVYGRGPQ, encoded by the coding sequence ATGCCAAAACTGATCATCGCCACCAGGGGCAGCGAACTGGCCCTGGCCCAGGCCCGTTGGGCCGCCCGGCAGTTGTCCGCCCTTTCGCCGGGGCTGGAGGTCGAACTCCAGCTCTTCAAGACCAAGGGCGACAAGATTCTCGACGCGCCGCTGGCCAAGGTCGGCGGCAAGGGCCTGTTTGTCAAGGAGATCGAGGACGCCCTGCTCGACGGCCGGGCCCGCGTGGCCGTGCATTCCATGAAGGACATGCCCGCCGAGCTGCCGCCGGGGCTGTGCATCGCCGCCGTCAGCCGGCGCGAGGATCCCCGCGACGTGCTGATCAGCCGCGACGGCCTGGGCCTGGACGAACTGCCGGCCACGCCCCGCCTGGGCACCAGCAGCCTGCGCCGCCAGGCCCAGCTTCTGGCCCGGCGGCCCGACGCCATGGTCGTCTCGGTGCGCGGCAACGTCCAGACCCGCCTGCGCAAGCTCGAGGAACTGGGCCTGGACGCCATCGTCCTGGCCGCCGCCGGCCTGGATCGCCTGGGCCTGAGCGACCCCCGGCGGGTGGACCTGGCCCCGGAGCTCATGCTGCCGGCGGTGGGGCAGGGGGCGCTGGCCATCGAGGCCAGGGCCGACGACGCCTTTTGCCTGGAGCTGTGCGCCCGCTTGGCCCACCAGCCCACGGCCGTGGCCGTCGAGGCCGAACGGGCCTTTTTGGGCCGGCTGGAGGGCGGCTGCCAGGTGCCCATCGCTGGCCACGCCGTGGTCGATGGCGACGAAATCGTTTTCGAGGGCCTGGTGGCCAGCCTGGACGGCAAGCGGCTGATTCGCCGCCGGGCCGTGGGCCGGGCCGACGAGGCCGGCCCGCTGGGGCTGGCCGTGGCCGAGGAGATACTGGCCGACGGCGGCCGCCAGATTCTGGCCGAAGTTTATGGAAGGGGCCCCCAATGA
- the cobA gene encoding uroporphyrinogen-III C-methyltransferase, with amino-acid sequence MSGKVYLIGAGPGDPELITMKAARCLAQADVVVYDFLANPELLGLAPAEAAHVYVGKKGGDHTMSQEGINALLCDLAAQGKTVARLKGGDPYVFGRGGEEASALWERGLAFEVVPGVSSAVAAPCYAGIPVTDRRHATEVAFVTGHEDPTKASSTINWQALAAMGSLVFLMGVKNLPEICAQLIAHGKPAETPAACVRWGATARQQTIVGALADLPQKAAAAGLKPPAVTIVGGAVALREQLNWYERMPLFGRRVLVTRARAQASKLSAGLRALGAEVVECPTIEIRPMPDDGQLRWAAAHAADYDWVLFTSANAVEPFLQALLARGRDVRALHRTKIGAIGPATAQALARRGLKYDLMAKSFVAEGLLEALADHDLAGKKVLLPRATRARDVLPEELRKRGALVDIVAAYETFAPAGAKERLEAIMADGLGVITFTASSTVDNLMDMLDEPTKAKLIAESASGALIVASIGPITSQSARRHGMTVHVEPAEYTIPALIEALAAHCQQS; translated from the coding sequence ATGAGCGGCAAGGTTTATCTCATCGGCGCCGGACCAGGCGACCCGGAGCTGATCACCATGAAGGCCGCGCGCTGCCTGGCCCAGGCCGACGTGGTGGTCTACGACTTTTTGGCCAACCCCGAGCTGCTGGGCTTGGCCCCGGCCGAGGCCGCCCATGTCTACGTGGGCAAAAAAGGCGGCGACCACACCATGAGCCAAGAGGGCATCAACGCCCTGTTGTGCGACCTGGCCGCCCAGGGCAAGACCGTCGCCCGGCTCAAGGGCGGCGACCCGTACGTCTTTGGCCGCGGCGGCGAGGAGGCCAGCGCCCTGTGGGAACGGGGCCTGGCCTTCGAGGTGGTGCCCGGCGTTTCCAGCGCCGTGGCCGCGCCGTGCTACGCCGGCATCCCCGTCACCGACCGCCGCCACGCCACCGAGGTGGCCTTTGTCACCGGCCACGAAGACCCCACCAAGGCCTCCTCGACCATCAACTGGCAGGCCTTGGCGGCCATGGGCTCGCTGGTGTTTCTGATGGGCGTGAAAAATCTGCCCGAGATCTGCGCCCAGCTCATCGCCCACGGCAAGCCGGCCGAGACCCCGGCCGCCTGCGTGCGCTGGGGGGCCACCGCCCGCCAGCAAACCATCGTCGGCGCCTTGGCCGATCTGCCGCAAAAGGCCGCCGCGGCCGGCCTCAAGCCACCGGCGGTGACCATCGTCGGCGGGGCGGTGGCCCTGCGCGAACAGCTCAACTGGTATGAGCGCATGCCACTGTTTGGCCGACGCGTGCTGGTGACCAGGGCCAGGGCCCAGGCCAGCAAGCTTTCGGCGGGCCTGCGCGCCTTGGGGGCCGAGGTCGTCGAGTGCCCGACCATCGAGATCAGGCCCATGCCCGACGATGGCCAACTGCGCTGGGCCGCCGCCCACGCCGCCGACTACGACTGGGTGCTCTTCACCAGCGCCAACGCCGTCGAGCCGTTTTTACAGGCCCTGCTGGCCAGGGGCCGCGACGTGCGCGCCCTGCACCGGACCAAGATCGGGGCCATCGGCCCGGCCACGGCCCAGGCCCTGGCCCGGCGCGGCCTGAAATACGACCTGATGGCCAAGAGCTTCGTGGCCGAGGGCCTGCTGGAGGCCCTGGCCGACCACGACCTCGCGGGCAAAAAAGTGCTGCTGCCCCGGGCGACCAGGGCCCGCGACGTCTTGCCCGAGGAGCTGCGCAAACGCGGCGCGTTGGTCGACATCGTCGCCGCCTACGAAACCTTCGCCCCGGCCGGGGCCAAGGAGCGCCTGGAGGCGATCATGGCCGACGGCCTGGGCGTGATCACCTTCACCGCCTCGTCGACGGTCGACAACCTCATGGACATGCTCGACGAGCCGACCAAGGCCAAGCTGATCGCCGAGAGCGCCTCGGGCGCGCTGATCGTGGCCTCCATCGGCCCGATCACCAGCCAAAGCGCCCGCCGGCACGGCATGACCGTCCACGTCGAGCCGGCCGAATACACCATCCCCGCCCTGATCGAGGCCCTGGCGGCCCATTGCCAACAATCGTGA
- a CDS encoding ATP-dependent helicase, with protein sequence MPTIVSGAGESILGGLNPAQRQAVELLGRPVLVIAGAGSGKTRTLVHRVAHVVELGVDPREILLLTFTRRAAAEMLARARQLNPACAAVGGGTFHSLCNRLLRRYAARAGLMPNFTIIDPADAEHLVRGCIDELGLKGGKDERFPKPRTVFGLISASRNLELSLAELIQTREPHLWPISKEIERIALAYAQAKQRQNQVDYDDLLFMAEALLRDNPDIQDDQRRRWRHVLVDEYQDTNAVQARLLELICGPGQELMVVGDDAQSIYRFRGARIDNIFEFPERFAGAAVVKLERNYRSTQPILDLTNAIIEGAGQRFDKRLFTELLEGPKPRLERPRDERGQSRLVRERIQKLLADGARPEDIAVLFRAGRDSFDLERELTAEHLAYVKYGGLKFLEASHIKDVLAHLRVIANPLDFVSWQRALMLLPGVGPTTAQQIVAHLALAAGPADFGPRLRACPQGKRSAPVRQLAELMDELSDPAAPPLDKVEAALEYYEPFCREQYEDYPRRLRDLEELPGLARAFGSLEDMLAELVLDPPAAHAEEMGGGRITLSTVHSAKGMEWPHVFVIWATDGRLPSSASLDDPDGLEEERRLLYVACTRAAKGLLLVAPRESFNRFDGARDQELSRFLDDLPAAVMESSGGAVFGEAFTRLAAAAAPDETPVARPVAAPRAVKEPAGPKVGSVAGKMALLQYDRPFPVGEMVSHAKFGRGKVIGYRGDDKIMVHFTGYGLKTLVLKFAGLQPAQ encoded by the coding sequence TTGCCAACAATCGTGAGCGGGGCCGGCGAAAGCATCCTGGGCGGGCTCAACCCGGCCCAACGTCAGGCCGTGGAGCTGTTGGGCCGGCCGGTGCTGGTCATCGCCGGGGCCGGCAGCGGCAAAACGCGCACGCTGGTCCACCGGGTGGCCCATGTGGTCGAACTGGGCGTGGACCCGCGCGAGATCCTGCTGTTGACCTTCACCCGCCGGGCCGCCGCCGAGATGCTGGCCCGCGCCCGCCAGCTCAACCCGGCCTGCGCGGCCGTGGGCGGCGGCACGTTCCATTCGCTGTGCAACCGTTTGCTGCGCCGTTACGCCGCCCGGGCCGGCCTGATGCCAAACTTCACCATCATCGACCCGGCCGACGCCGAGCACCTGGTGCGCGGCTGCATCGACGAACTGGGCCTCAAAGGCGGCAAGGACGAGCGTTTTCCCAAGCCGCGCACGGTTTTCGGGTTGATCAGCGCCTCGCGCAACCTGGAACTGAGCCTCGCCGAGTTGATCCAGACCCGCGAGCCCCATCTGTGGCCCATCTCCAAGGAGATCGAACGCATCGCCCTGGCCTACGCCCAGGCCAAGCAACGGCAAAACCAGGTCGATTACGACGACCTGCTGTTCATGGCCGAGGCCCTGCTGCGCGACAACCCCGACATCCAAGACGATCAGCGCCGGCGCTGGCGACACGTGCTGGTCGACGAATACCAAGACACCAACGCCGTCCAGGCGCGCCTGTTGGAGCTGATCTGCGGGCCGGGGCAAGAGCTGATGGTCGTCGGCGACGACGCCCAGAGCATCTATCGCTTTCGCGGGGCGCGCATCGACAACATCTTCGAATTCCCCGAGCGCTTCGCCGGCGCGGCCGTGGTCAAGCTCGAACGCAACTATCGCTCGACCCAGCCCATCCTCGACCTGACCAACGCCATCATCGAAGGGGCCGGCCAGCGCTTTGACAAGCGCCTGTTCACCGAGCTGCTGGAGGGCCCCAAGCCCCGTCTGGAGCGGCCCCGCGACGAGCGCGGCCAGTCGCGCCTGGTGCGCGAGCGCATCCAGAAGCTCTTGGCCGACGGCGCCCGTCCCGAGGACATCGCCGTGCTTTTCCGGGCCGGCCGCGACTCCTTCGACCTGGAGCGCGAGCTGACCGCCGAGCATCTGGCCTATGTCAAATACGGCGGGCTCAAGTTCCTGGAGGCCTCGCACATCAAGGACGTTCTGGCCCATCTGCGGGTCATCGCCAACCCCCTGGATTTCGTCTCGTGGCAGCGGGCGCTGATGTTGTTGCCCGGCGTGGGCCCCACCACCGCCCAGCAGATCGTGGCCCATCTGGCCCTGGCCGCTGGGCCGGCCGACTTCGGCCCCCGGCTGCGGGCCTGTCCCCAGGGCAAACGCAGCGCGCCCGTGCGGCAGTTGGCCGAACTGATGGACGAACTCAGCGATCCGGCCGCGCCGCCCCTGGACAAGGTCGAGGCCGCGCTGGAATATTACGAGCCCTTCTGCCGCGAGCAATACGAAGACTACCCCCGCCGCCTGCGCGACCTGGAGGAACTGCCCGGCCTGGCCCGGGCCTTTGGCTCGCTGGAGGACATGCTGGCCGAGCTGGTCCTGGACCCGCCGGCCGCCCACGCCGAGGAGATGGGCGGCGGACGGATCACCCTCTCGACGGTGCATTCGGCCAAGGGCATGGAGTGGCCCCATGTTTTCGTGATCTGGGCCACCGACGGCCGGCTGCCCTCGTCGGCCAGCCTGGACGACCCCGACGGCCTGGAAGAAGAACGCCGCCTGCTCTACGTGGCCTGCACCCGCGCGGCCAAGGGGTTGCTGCTCGTCGCGCCCAGGGAGAGCTTCAACCGTTTTGACGGCGCGCGCGACCAAGAACTCAGCCGTTTCCTGGACGATCTGCCCGCGGCGGTGATGGAAAGCTCCGGCGGCGCGGTCTTTGGCGAGGCCTTCACGCGCCTGGCCGCGGCCGCCGCGCCCGATGAAACGCCGGTCGCCCGGCCCGTGGCCGCGCCCCGGGCGGTCAAAGAGCCGGCCGGGCCCAAGGTGGGCAGCGTGGCCGGCAAGATGGCCCTGTTGCAATACGATCGACCCTTCCCGGTGGGCGAGATGGTCAGCCACGCCAAGTTCGGTCGGGGCAAGGTCATCGGCTATCGCGGCGACGACAAGATCATGGTCCACTTCACCGGATATGGGCTCAAAACCCTCGTGTTGAAATTCGCCGGCCTGCAACCGGCCCAGTGA
- a CDS encoding bifunctional folylpolyglutamate synthase/dihydrofolate synthase produces the protein METYEQAVQRLYDLQKFGIKLGLNSTERLLARLGDPHLKLPTVHLAGTNGKGSVGAMLEATLRQAGLKTGFYTSPHLVRFTERFKIDGQEIAENEVAALADDVWWVVDPSQPPTFFEIVTAMAFLHFARRGVDVLILETGLGGRLDATNVCRPLASLITNIGLEHQDFLGKTLASIAFEKAGVIKPATPLIHGVSQKPARAVIEARAREMAAPEIRLGREITCRRRADESFALRGRLWRFDDLRCNLRGRHQPLNAALALGATEVLAEKGLAVGPEHFAAGLRRVDWPGRLERWPTDEGEPALWLDGAHNIPSAKALLASIDLLRRPGGPLVMVVGVMADKAVDKILAIVLPAADRVVFSRPGYSRAATPQALAAAAPKDCPPSEINDDLASAIQRARELAGPEGVVLITGSLFTVGEARAILGGMPTSDLP, from the coding sequence ATGGAAACCTACGAGCAGGCGGTTCAGAGGCTCTACGACCTGCAAAAATTCGGCATCAAGCTGGGGCTCAACTCCACCGAGCGCCTGCTGGCCCGCTTGGGCGACCCCCACCTGAAGTTGCCCACCGTGCACCTGGCCGGCACCAACGGCAAGGGTTCGGTGGGGGCCATGCTGGAGGCCACGTTGCGGCAGGCCGGCCTGAAGACCGGCTTTTACACCTCGCCGCACCTGGTGCGCTTCACCGAGCGCTTCAAGATCGACGGCCAGGAGATCGCCGAAAACGAGGTGGCCGCCCTGGCCGACGACGTCTGGTGGGTGGTCGACCCCAGCCAGCCGCCGACGTTTTTCGAGATCGTCACGGCCATGGCCTTTTTGCATTTCGCGCGGCGCGGGGTGGATGTGTTGATTCTGGAGACCGGCCTGGGCGGCCGGCTCGACGCCACCAACGTCTGCCGGCCGCTGGCCTCGCTGATCACCAACATCGGCCTGGAGCACCAGGATTTTCTGGGCAAGACCCTGGCCAGCATCGCCTTCGAGAAGGCCGGGGTGATCAAGCCGGCCACGCCGTTGATCCACGGCGTGAGCCAAAAGCCGGCCCGGGCGGTGATCGAGGCGCGGGCGCGGGAGATGGCCGCGCCGGAGATTCGCCTGGGCCGCGAGATCACTTGCCGCCGCCGGGCCGACGAGAGTTTCGCCCTGCGTGGGCGGCTGTGGCGGTTCGATGATCTGCGCTGCAACCTGCGTGGCCGCCATCAGCCGCTCAACGCCGCCCTGGCCCTGGGCGCGACCGAGGTTTTGGCCGAAAAGGGCTTGGCCGTGGGGCCCGAGCACTTCGCGGCGGGGCTGAGGCGGGTGGACTGGCCGGGCCGCCTGGAGCGCTGGCCCACCGACGAAGGCGAACCGGCCCTCTGGCTGGACGGGGCCCACAACATCCCTTCGGCCAAGGCCCTGCTGGCCAGCATCGACCTGCTGCGCCGCCCCGGCGGGCCGCTGGTGATGGTGGTGGGCGTGATGGCCGACAAGGCCGTGGACAAGATTCTTGCCATCGTGCTGCCGGCGGCCGACAGGGTGGTCTTTTCGCGGCCCGGCTACAGCCGGGCGGCCACGCCCCAGGCCCTGGCCGCGGCGGCCCCGAAAGACTGCCCTCCCAGCGAAATCAATGACGATTTGGCTTCGGCCATCCAACGGGCCAGGGAATTGGCCGGGCCCGAGGGCGTGGTGTTGATCACCGGGTCCTTGTTCACGGTGGGAGAGGCCCGGGCAATACTTGGCGGAATGCCCACAAGCGACTTGCCTTAG
- a CDS encoding LPS-assembly protein LptD, translating to MRKSWRLSCANYLVLMIVAALLVFSAGPALAQSNELVRLETSTPVDVRADKLTYDDKTNSYLAEGEVEITQGANRLVADKVRLFSQSMIAEAEGNVSMVSPSQVVSAASLVVNLNTSTGKLYDARIFLPATHYYLRGEEIVKTGEDTYTMAQGGFTTCDGDSPNWEVTGSEVDVTIEGYGTAKNTAFRIKDMPVLWSPYMVFPVKTKRQSGLLPPMFGQGQRDGFLMSLPYYHVLGEDQDATITLNVMTSRGVGIGAEYRYALDEFSKGMIMADLLPSDNNSQSLYEEGKLAEPYDKRWWVRGMADQKLFGGAMEMRMDLDLVSDRDYMREFTFGYTGFNTSSYRLAEMFNRTLEPNSSWLRTSKVNLLRYWSSSTLNMTAYYFDQINTDNKSTLQQLPAISYDAVRQAIDDRGMFYFQMTSDFTYYYRETGSTGAILNFNPAVSAPLNFRDYLEVEPVFTWNQRLYSATLGESEDQDKDKYGASYGWNFQLKNSTYLYRVYDFGEAETPFKVKHAVRPKVDYLYRPNIYDGEAPELAQMYQNRLNYFRYGFNNAFTYKYMQENEETGEIEPVYREFLKVNVFQVYSLDERSYNGSSGMTYTGADNSAQLGYDTWDGSYSLPYRHDGENFGNFGARVEFDPWDGLYFESDVEYDPYESRIYTFNSSMTFSDYRGDMLSFDYRYTHDILKQLRSMVRVALNDKWSVGMQNRHDFDNEMDFDTIYQLEYNDQCWGVRVFYRDDSTERGFFLVFSIGGFGEIFGTGFGGEDTKERTY from the coding sequence GTGCGCAAATCCTGGCGTTTGTCTTGCGCTAACTATCTTGTTTTGATGATAGTGGCGGCGTTGTTGGTCTTTTCGGCCGGTCCGGCCTTGGCCCAGAGCAACGAATTGGTCAGGCTGGAGACTTCGACGCCGGTGGACGTGCGGGCCGACAAGTTGACCTACGACGACAAGACCAATTCATACCTGGCCGAGGGCGAGGTGGAGATCACCCAGGGCGCCAACCGCCTGGTGGCCGACAAGGTGCGGCTGTTCTCCCAATCGATGATCGCCGAGGCCGAGGGCAACGTCTCGATGGTCAGCCCCTCGCAGGTGGTCAGCGCCGCGAGCCTGGTGGTCAACCTCAACACCAGCACGGGCAAGCTCTACGATGCGCGCATCTTCCTGCCGGCCACCCACTATTACCTGCGTGGCGAGGAGATCGTCAAAACCGGCGAGGACACCTACACCATGGCCCAAGGCGGGTTCACCACCTGCGACGGCGACAGCCCCAACTGGGAAGTCACCGGCTCGGAGGTGGACGTGACCATCGAGGGCTACGGCACGGCCAAAAACACCGCTTTCCGCATCAAGGACATGCCGGTGTTGTGGTCGCCCTACATGGTTTTCCCGGTCAAGACCAAGCGCCAGTCGGGCCTTCTGCCGCCCATGTTCGGCCAGGGCCAGCGCGACGGCTTTTTGATGAGCCTGCCCTATTATCATGTGCTGGGCGAGGACCAGGACGCCACGATCACCCTCAACGTCATGACCAGCCGTGGCGTGGGCATCGGCGCGGAGTATCGCTACGCCCTGGATGAATTCTCCAAGGGCATGATCATGGCCGACCTGCTGCCCAGCGACAACAACAGCCAGAGTCTCTACGAAGAGGGCAAGCTGGCCGAGCCCTACGACAAGCGCTGGTGGGTGCGCGGCATGGCCGACCAGAAGCTCTTCGGCGGGGCCATGGAAATGCGCATGGACCTGGACCTGGTCAGCGACCGCGACTACATGCGTGAGTTCACCTTCGGCTACACCGGCTTCAACACCTCCAGCTACCGCCTGGCCGAGATGTTCAACCGCACCCTGGAGCCCAACTCCTCGTGGCTGCGCACCAGCAAGGTCAACCTGCTGCGCTACTGGTCGTCGAGCACCCTGAACATGACGGCCTATTACTTCGACCAGATCAACACCGACAACAAGTCCACCCTGCAGCAGTTGCCGGCCATCAGCTACGACGCCGTGCGCCAGGCCATCGACGATCGCGGCATGTTCTATTTCCAGATGACCTCCGACTTCACCTACTACTACCGCGAGACCGGCAGCACCGGGGCCATCCTCAACTTCAACCCGGCCGTCAGCGCGCCGCTCAACTTCCGCGACTACCTGGAGGTCGAGCCGGTCTTCACCTGGAACCAGCGTCTCTACTCGGCCACCCTTGGCGAGTCCGAGGACCAGGACAAAGACAAATACGGCGCCAGCTACGGCTGGAACTTCCAGTTGAAGAACTCGACCTACCTCTACCGGGTCTATGATTTCGGCGAGGCCGAGACGCCCTTCAAGGTCAAGCACGCCGTGCGGCCCAAGGTCGACTACCTCTACCGGCCCAACATCTACGACGGCGAGGCCCCAGAGCTGGCCCAGATGTACCAGAACAGGCTCAACTATTTCCGCTACGGCTTCAACAACGCCTTCACCTACAAATACATGCAGGAAAACGAGGAGACCGGCGAGATCGAGCCGGTTTACCGCGAATTCCTCAAGGTCAACGTCTTCCAGGTCTACAGCCTGGATGAGCGCAGCTACAACGGCTCCAGCGGCATGACCTACACCGGCGCCGACAACAGCGCCCAACTGGGCTACGACACCTGGGACGGCTCGTACAGCCTGCCCTATCGCCACGACGGCGAGAACTTCGGCAACTTCGGCGCGCGCGTCGAATTCGACCCCTGGGACGGCCTCTACTTCGAAAGCGACGTGGAGTACGATCCCTACGAGAGCCGGATCTACACCTTCAACTCGAGCATGACCTTCAGCGACTACCGCGGCGACATGCTCAGCTTCGATTATCGCTACACCCACGACATCCTCAAGCAGTTGCGCTCGATGGTCCGCGTCGCGCTCAACGACAAGTGGAGCGTGGGCATGCAAAACCGCCATGATTTCGACAACGAGATGGACTTCGACACCATCTACCAGCTCGAATACAACGACCAGTGCTGGGGCGTGCGCGTGTTCTACCGCGACGACTCCACCGAGCGCGGTTTCTTCCTGGTCTTCAGCATCGGCGGCTTCGGCGAAATCTTCGGCACCGGCTTCGGCGGCGAGGACACCAAGGAGCGCACGTACTAG
- the rplM gene encoding 50S ribosomal protein L13, translating into MKTFVAKPNDATREWFVIDATDLVLGRMATQIAMRLRGKHKPTFTPHVDTGDFIIVVNADKVKLTGRKWDQKKYYRHSGYPGGITEISADKARGSHPERLIFSAVRGMLPKNTLGRQMLKKLKVYAGPEHPHQAQTPQSLSL; encoded by the coding sequence ATGAAAACCTTCGTTGCCAAACCCAACGACGCCACCCGCGAGTGGTTCGTGATCGACGCCACCGATCTGGTCCTGGGCCGCATGGCCACCCAGATCGCCATGCGCCTGCGCGGCAAGCACAAACCCACGTTCACGCCCCACGTGGACACGGGCGATTTCATCATCGTCGTCAACGCCGACAAGGTGAAGCTGACCGGCCGCAAGTGGGATCAAAAGAAATACTATCGGCACAGCGGCTACCCCGGCGGCATCACCGAGATCTCCGCCGACAAGGCCCGCGGCAGCCACCCCGAGCGTCTGATCTTCAGCGCCGTGCGCGGCATGCTGCCCAAAAACACCCTGGGCCGTCAAATGCTCAAGAAACTCAAGGTCTACGCCGGGCCCGAGCATCCCCACCAGGCCCAGACGCCCCAAAGCCTTAGCCTGTGA
- the rpsI gene encoding 30S ribosomal protein S9, whose protein sequence is MADNRYYATGKRKTSVARCWLVPGGSGKIVVNKNDVDKYFCRETDIMLLRQPLVLTETGAQFDVMATVVGGGTSGQAGAVRHGIARALLEFNPELRTALKRAGFLTRDPRKKERKKYGQKGARASFQFSKR, encoded by the coding sequence ATGGCTGACAATCGCTACTACGCCACCGGCAAACGCAAGACCTCCGTCGCCAGGTGTTGGCTGGTTCCCGGTGGTTCGGGCAAGATCGTCGTCAACAAAAACGACGTGGACAAGTACTTCTGCCGCGAGACCGACATCATGCTGCTGCGTCAGCCCCTGGTGCTGACCGAGACCGGCGCTCAGTTCGACGTCATGGCCACCGTGGTCGGCGGCGGCACCAGCGGCCAGGCCGGCGCGGTGCGTCACGGCATCGCCCGCGCGTTGCTGGAGTTCAACCCCGAGCTGCGCACGGCCCTCAAGCGGGCCGGGTTCCTCACCCGCGACCCCCGCAAGAAAGAGCGCAAGAAGTACGGCCAGAAGGGCGCGCGCGCCTCGTTCCAGTTCTCCAAGCGCTAA
- the argC gene encoding N-acetyl-gamma-glutamyl-phosphate reductase, whose translation MHGVAIVGGSGYTGVELMRLIDAHPDLRLMAVSSRQYLGRPVADVFGALRGRVELSFSAPDAPELLDGVELVFLAVPHKAAMAAAPGLLAAGRKVVDLSADFRLRDAAVYEKWYGPHTCQDLLAKAVYGLPEFYRHQVRRAQLTANPGCYVTSVLVPLVPLLRAGLVDSQSLIADSASGVSGAGRGAKMNLIHGEVHEDFKAYAVAGHRHTPEMEQELSLAAGREVRLTFTPHLLPMDRGILSTIYARPVAGAGEEDARRCWQEAFADEPFVRVLPAGVLPQTKHVRGGNMVDIAVASDPRSGLLKIFSALDNLTKGASGQAVQNANLMLGLNETTGLLGLATTP comes from the coding sequence ATGCATGGCGTGGCGATAGTTGGTGGTTCGGGTTACACCGGCGTGGAGTTGATGCGTCTGATCGACGCTCACCCGGATCTGCGGCTGATGGCGGTCAGCTCCAGGCAATACCTGGGCCGGCCGGTGGCCGATGTTTTCGGGGCGTTGCGCGGCCGGGTGGAGTTGAGCTTCAGCGCGCCCGACGCCCCGGAGTTGCTCGACGGCGTGGAACTCGTTTTCCTGGCCGTGCCCCACAAGGCGGCCATGGCCGCCGCGCCGGGTCTGTTGGCCGCCGGCCGCAAGGTCGTCGATCTCTCGGCCGATTTCCGCCTGCGCGACGCGGCGGTCTATGAAAAATGGTATGGCCCGCACACCTGCCAGGATCTGCTGGCCAAGGCCGTCTATGGCCTGCCCGAGTTTTATCGCCACCAGGTGCGGCGGGCCCAGTTGACGGCCAACCCCGGCTGCTACGTCACCAGCGTGCTCGTGCCGCTCGTGCCGCTGTTGCGGGCCGGCCTGGTCGACAGCCAGAGCCTGATCGCCGACAGCGCCTCGGGCGTTTCCGGGGCCGGTCGCGGGGCCAAGATGAACCTGATTCATGGCGAGGTGCACGAGGACTTCAAGGCCTACGCCGTGGCCGGCCATCGCCACACGCCAGAGATGGAGCAGGAGCTTTCCCTGGCCGCCGGCCGCGAGGTGCGCCTGACCTTCACGCCGCACCTGCTGCCCATGGACCGGGGCATCCTCAGCACCATCTACGCCCGGCCCGTGGCCGGGGCCGGCGAGGAAGACGCGCGCCGTTGCTGGCAAGAGGCCTTTGCCGACGAGCCCTTCGTGCGGGTGCTGCCGGCCGGGGTTTTGCCCCAGACCAAGCACGTGCGCGGCGGCAACATGGTCGATATCGCCGTGGCCAGCGATCCGCGCAGCGGCCTGCTGAAGATCTTTTCGGCCCTGGACAACCTGACCAAGGGCGCCAGCGGTCAGGCCGTGCAAAACGCCAACCTGATGCTGGGCCTGAACGAAACGACCGGCCTGCTGGGCCTGGCCACCACGCCCTAA